GAAAGAAATGATGGAGAGTTTCAATTGGTGATTCGTCGTGATGGATTTGATTTAGAATTATTAAAGTGGAACAATGCTATTTGGCATGGTATCGTGGGCGTTGATTTTGTCCAACGAGAATTAGGTATTGATGATAAAGAAATTTTAGATGCAATTGCGTTGCATACGACCGGAGCAGCTGAAATGTCGCTTTTGGCAAAAATCATCTACGTAGCTGATTTTATTGAACCAGGAAGAGATTTTCCTGGTGTGAAGGAAGCTCGTGAAATTGCGTTAATTAACTTAGATGACGCAGTTGCGTATGAAACAAAGCATACACTAGCCTATTTAATTGAACAGAGTAAGCCTGTTTATCCCAAAACGATTGAGACTTATAATAAGTGGGTTGCAAATCATGGTTAG
The genomic region above belongs to Enterococcus saigonensis and contains:
- the yqeK gene encoding bis(5'-nucleosyl)-tetraphosphatase (symmetrical) YqeK; translated protein: MKYSNNYTAMDRELLMQKVQMQMSEKRFKHVLGVEETAIALANKYGASPEKASIAALTHDYAKERNDGEFQLVIRRDGFDLELLKWNNAIWHGIVGVDFVQRELGIDDKEILDAIALHTTGAAEMSLLAKIIYVADFIEPGRDFPGVKEAREIALINLDDAVAYETKHTLAYLIEQSKPVYPKTIETYNKWVANHG